In Pectobacterium brasiliense, a single genomic region encodes these proteins:
- the rluA gene encoding bifunctional tRNA pseudouridine(32) synthase/23S rRNA pseudouridine(746) synthase RluA: MEPYNPPTDPWLHILYQDQHIMVVNKPSGLLSVPGRAPEHKDSVMNRIQADYPTAESVHRLDMATSGVIAVALTKAAERELKRQFREREPKKSYLARVWGHMAQDEGVIDLPLICDWPNRPKQKVCFETGKAAQTEYQVLSRDADGTTRVKLMPITGRSHQLRVHLLALGHPILGDGFYAHPDAKALAPRLLLHAQELAITHPEFNTPMHFRCEADF; the protein is encoded by the coding sequence ATGGAACCCTATAATCCGCCTACCGATCCCTGGTTGCATATTCTGTATCAGGATCAGCACATCATGGTGGTGAATAAACCCAGCGGTCTGCTGTCGGTTCCCGGCCGTGCGCCAGAACACAAAGACAGCGTCATGAACCGTATTCAGGCTGACTATCCGACCGCAGAATCCGTACATCGTCTGGATATGGCAACCAGCGGCGTGATTGCCGTCGCCCTCACGAAAGCCGCGGAGCGCGAATTAAAGCGTCAGTTTCGCGAGCGTGAACCCAAGAAATCCTACCTTGCCCGCGTCTGGGGACACATGGCACAGGATGAAGGCGTCATCGACCTGCCTCTGATCTGCGATTGGCCGAACCGCCCGAAACAGAAAGTCTGCTTTGAAACAGGAAAAGCAGCGCAGACGGAGTATCAGGTACTTTCGCGTGACGCTGACGGTACAACACGCGTCAAGCTGATGCCGATTACCGGTCGCTCCCACCAACTGCGTGTTCACCTGCTCGCACTAGGTCACCCTATCCTCGGCGATGGCTTTTATGCGCACCCCGATGCCAAAGCACTCGCCCCCCGCCTTTTACTGCACGCACAAGAACTGGCTATCACCCACCCTGAATTCAATACCCCCATGCACTTTCGTTGCGAAGCGGATTTTTGA
- the pdxA gene encoding 4-hydroxythreonine-4-phosphate dehydrogenase PdxA, whose product MQTESNTPRVVITPGEPAGIGPDLVIALAQQAWPVELVICADPDLLLSRALQLSMPLTLRDYQPGQPAQPQQAGSLTILPIAAPATIIPGQLNVANSAYVVETLARACDGCLNGEFAALITGPVHKGIINDAGVPFSGHTEFFADRSRCDRVVMMLATEELRVALATTHLPLAAVSAAITRQSLHEVITILHHDLQTKFGIVQPQIYVCGLNPHAGEGGHMGREELDVINPALDELRQQGITLVGPLPADTLFQPKYLQHADAVLAMYHDQGLPVLKYQGFGRAVNITLGLPFIRTSVDHGTALELAATGSADPGSFITALNLAIKMIKHSNE is encoded by the coding sequence ATGCAGACTGAGAGCAATACGCCACGCGTTGTGATCACCCCCGGCGAACCCGCCGGGATTGGCCCCGATCTGGTGATTGCTCTGGCTCAGCAGGCCTGGCCTGTAGAGCTCGTGATCTGTGCGGATCCTGACCTGTTACTCAGTCGCGCATTGCAGCTGTCTATGCCGCTGACGCTGCGTGACTATCAACCCGGCCAGCCCGCACAGCCACAACAGGCGGGTAGCCTGACCATCCTGCCGATCGCCGCACCGGCAACCATCATTCCAGGCCAATTGAATGTCGCTAACAGCGCTTATGTCGTTGAAACGTTGGCGCGTGCTTGCGATGGTTGCCTGAACGGTGAATTCGCCGCGCTGATTACCGGCCCGGTGCATAAAGGCATTATCAACGATGCCGGCGTCCCCTTCAGCGGACACACTGAGTTTTTCGCCGATCGCAGCCGCTGTGACCGTGTCGTCATGATGCTGGCAACAGAAGAACTGCGCGTTGCCTTAGCGACCACGCATCTTCCGCTTGCAGCCGTTTCTGCGGCGATTACCCGCCAGAGCCTGCACGAAGTCATCACGATTTTGCATCATGATTTGCAGACAAAATTCGGCATCGTTCAACCACAGATCTATGTCTGCGGATTGAATCCTCATGCCGGCGAAGGCGGCCATATGGGCCGTGAAGAGCTAGATGTGATTAACCCAGCGCTGGACGAACTCCGGCAACAGGGCATCACGCTGGTTGGGCCGTTGCCTGCCGACACGCTTTTCCAGCCAAAGTATCTGCAGCACGCTGACGCCGTTTTGGCGATGTATCACGATCAAGGGCTCCCGGTTCTGAAATATCAGGGCTTCGGGCGCGCCGTTAATATCACGCTGGGGTTACCTTTTATTCGTACGTCGGTCGATCACGGTACAGCGCTTGAGCTGGCCGCAACCGGCAGCGCCGACCCCGGCAGCTTCATCACGGCATTAAATCTTGCCATTAAAATGATAAAACACAGTAATGAATAA
- the rsmA gene encoding 16S rRNA (adenine(1518)-N(6)/adenine(1519)-N(6))-dimethyltransferase RsmA — protein MNNRVHQGHFARKRFGQNFLNDHFVIDSIVSAIHPQPGQAIVEIGPGLGALTAPVGERMDRFTVIELDRDLAARLETHPTLKDKLTIIQQDAMTIDFAALAEQAGQPLRVFGNLPYNISTPLMFHLFTYTQSIRDMHFMLQKEVVNRLVAGPNSKAFGRLSVMAQYYCQIIPVLEVPPEAFKPAPKVDSAVVRLVPHAEIPYPVSDIRVLSRITTEAFNQRRKTLRNSLGNLFTPEILTELGIDVSSRAENVTVEQYCRLANWLSEHPVKQE, from the coding sequence ATGAATAATCGCGTACACCAAGGTCACTTCGCCCGTAAACGTTTTGGGCAAAACTTTTTAAACGATCACTTCGTGATCGATAGCATCGTTTCGGCGATTCATCCTCAACCGGGTCAAGCGATCGTTGAGATCGGTCCCGGCCTCGGCGCGTTGACCGCACCCGTTGGCGAACGGATGGATCGTTTTACCGTTATTGAGCTGGATAGGGATCTGGCCGCGCGGCTGGAAACGCATCCGACGCTGAAAGACAAGCTGACAATTATTCAGCAAGATGCCATGACGATCGATTTCGCCGCGCTCGCTGAACAAGCTGGGCAACCGCTGCGTGTTTTCGGCAACCTGCCGTATAACATTTCCACACCGCTGATGTTCCACTTGTTCACCTATACTCAATCTATCCGCGACATGCACTTTATGTTGCAGAAAGAGGTGGTTAACCGCTTGGTGGCAGGGCCGAACAGTAAAGCCTTCGGACGCCTGAGCGTCATGGCACAGTATTATTGTCAGATAATCCCTGTGCTTGAAGTACCACCAGAGGCATTCAAGCCCGCGCCTAAAGTTGATTCCGCCGTAGTGCGACTCGTTCCTCATGCCGAGATCCCCTACCCGGTCAGCGACATTCGCGTGCTGAGCCGCATCACAACGGAAGCGTTTAACCAGCGCCGTAAGACACTGCGTAACAGTCTGGGCAACCTGTTCACCCCGGAAATTCTCACCGAGCTGGGAATCGATGTCTCCAGCCGCGCAGAGAATGTGACCGTTGAACAATATTGCCGATTGGCGAACTGGTTGAGCGAGCATCCTGTAAAACAGGAATAA
- the apaG gene encoding Co2+/Mg2+ efflux protein ApaG, producing MINAPRVCVQVQSFYVESQSEPDEERFVFAYTITVRNLGRHEVQLLGRYWLITNGNGRQTEVQGEGVVGEQPIIQPGGEFQYTSGAVIETPLGTMEGHYHMVDHQGKAFQVSIPVFRLAIPSLIH from the coding sequence ATGATTAATGCGCCCCGCGTTTGTGTACAGGTTCAGAGCTTCTATGTGGAATCACAATCGGAGCCTGATGAAGAACGTTTCGTGTTTGCTTACACGATTACGGTTCGCAATCTGGGGCGTCATGAAGTCCAGCTTTTGGGACGTTATTGGCTGATCACCAACGGTAACGGTCGCCAGACTGAAGTTCAGGGTGAAGGTGTCGTCGGTGAGCAGCCGATTATCCAGCCCGGCGGCGAATTCCAATATACCAGCGGTGCCGTCATCGAAACGCCTCTCGGTACGATGGAAGGCCACTACCATATGGTTGACCATCAGGGTAAAGCGTTTCAGGTTTCCATCCCCGTTTTCCGTCTGGCTATTCCTTCACTGATACATTAA
- the djlA gene encoding co-chaperone DjlA gives MRYWGKLLGLALGIVSSAGIWGMIMGLLMGHWIDKARASRRRDYFSAQSTRQSLFFLTTFQAMGHLTKSKGRVTEADIKIATKMMDRLELFGEARTAAQRAFREGKTSHFPLRIKLRKLRDACLGRFDLIKMFLEIQLQVAFVDGVLHPNERRVLYVIADELGVTREQFEFFLRNMESSTGQQSRQNQSRQNGKSHQRRSNGHSSGGYSNGHSYGGQRPASPPRGPTVESACRTLGVRSSDDAVTIKRAYRKLMSEHHPDKLVAKKLSPRMMEMAKRKAQDIQAAYELLKSASQTK, from the coding sequence ATGCGGTATTGGGGAAAGTTGCTGGGGTTGGCGCTGGGAATCGTCTCAAGCGCTGGCATCTGGGGAATGATCATGGGCTTACTGATGGGGCATTGGATTGACAAAGCCCGGGCATCGCGTCGCCGTGATTATTTCTCAGCTCAGTCTACCCGTCAGTCATTGTTCTTTCTCACGACCTTTCAGGCCATGGGACACCTGACCAAATCCAAAGGCCGGGTGACGGAAGCTGATATCAAGATCGCAACCAAAATGATGGATCGCCTTGAGCTGTTTGGTGAGGCCAGAACGGCCGCTCAACGGGCTTTCCGTGAAGGAAAAACCAGCCATTTCCCTCTGCGAATAAAATTACGCAAGCTACGCGATGCCTGTCTGGGACGTTTTGATTTAATTAAGATGTTTCTGGAAATTCAGCTTCAGGTCGCGTTTGTTGATGGCGTATTGCATCCAAATGAACGACGCGTGTTGTATGTAATTGCCGATGAGCTGGGCGTGACGCGCGAGCAGTTTGAGTTCTTTCTGCGGAATATGGAAAGTAGCACGGGGCAACAGTCGCGGCAGAATCAGTCACGCCAGAACGGTAAATCGCATCAACGACGCAGTAACGGCCACTCCAGCGGGGGCTACTCCAACGGACACTCTTATGGCGGCCAACGCCCGGCTTCACCGCCGCGTGGGCCAACGGTCGAAAGTGCCTGTCGTACGCTGGGCGTGCGCAGCAGCGATGACGCCGTGACGATTAAGCGTGCCTATCGCAAACTCATGAGCGAGCATCATCCCGATAAGCTGGTCGCCAAGAAGCTTTCGCCGAGGATGATGGAAATGGCCAAGCGCAAAGCGCAGGATATTCAGGCCGCCTATGAACTGCTGAAAAGCGCGAGTCAGACAAAATAA
- the lptD gene encoding LPS assembly protein LptD has translation MKKSFPTLLATLVWSALYSQHALADLAEQCMLGVPTYNRPLVTGDPNQLPVNIQADKTEANYPDNAKFIGNVNIQQGNSVMTAEQVELNQLDPTTQGSTPTRTITATGNVHYDDNQVILKGPKAWANLNTKDTDVYEGDYQMVGRQGRGSADKMKMRDSNRYTILENGSFTSCLPGDNSWSVVGSEVIQDREEQVAEIWNARFKIAGVPVFYSPYLQLPIGDKRRSGFLIPNAKYGSSNGFELLTPYYWNIAPNFDATITPHLQTKRGMQWQNEFRYLTTPGLGVIQFDWLPSDNEYAKISPQDDNDTRWLFHWGHSGVMDHVWRFNADYTKVSDDRYFTDLDSHYGSTTDGYVAQKLSAGYANQNWNTTVSTRRFQVFSNATSRDVYRAEPQLDINYYQNDIGPVDMHLYGQAVKFTNVNDNRPEATRLHVEPTLNLPLANRWASLNTEARLLATHYQQDNLDRYRADPTVNDVNKNALQSSVNRVMPQYKVDGKMVFEREMDWSQAYTQTLEPRAQYLYVPYRDQSSIHTYDSTLMQTDYSGLFRDRSYSGLDRIASANQIATGVTTRIYDDALVERFNASIGQIYYFDRPRTGDRNTSLDKSDNNGSQVWAGDSFLKIDDSWGIRGGLQYDNRLNEVALGDAVLEYRRDAERLVQLNYRYASPEYIRDMLPNVTNQGSQQGISQVGVTASWPIVERWAVVGAYYYDTKANQPANQLIGLQYNTCCWAVSVGYERKITDWNSASRSSEYDNKVSFNIELRGLSSNYSLGSDKMLRSGILPYQRAF, from the coding sequence ATGAAAAAAAGTTTCCCAACTCTGCTGGCCACTCTGGTTTGGTCGGCGCTTTACAGTCAGCACGCGCTGGCCGATCTCGCTGAACAGTGCATGCTGGGTGTACCTACGTACAACAGACCGCTGGTAACAGGCGATCCTAATCAGCTGCCGGTCAATATTCAGGCCGACAAAACCGAAGCCAATTATCCCGACAACGCCAAATTCATCGGCAATGTTAACATCCAGCAGGGCAACAGCGTCATGACCGCCGAGCAGGTGGAACTGAACCAGTTGGATCCGACAACGCAGGGTAGCACGCCAACGCGTACCATTACTGCAACGGGAAATGTCCACTACGACGACAATCAGGTTATCCTGAAAGGCCCTAAAGCCTGGGCCAACCTGAACACCAAAGATACCGACGTCTATGAAGGCGACTATCAGATGGTGGGCCGTCAAGGGCGTGGTTCCGCCGACAAAATGAAAATGCGTGACAGCAATCGCTACACCATTCTGGAAAACGGCTCCTTCACTTCCTGTCTGCCGGGAGATAATAGCTGGAGTGTCGTCGGTTCGGAAGTGATTCAAGACAGAGAAGAGCAGGTTGCTGAAATCTGGAACGCACGTTTCAAGATTGCTGGCGTACCGGTGTTCTATAGCCCGTATTTACAGCTTCCTATCGGCGATAAACGACGCTCTGGCTTCCTGATCCCCAATGCAAAATATGGTAGCAGCAATGGCTTCGAACTGCTGACGCCCTATTACTGGAATATTGCCCCTAATTTTGACGCCACGATCACACCGCATCTGCAAACTAAGCGTGGTATGCAGTGGCAGAACGAATTCCGTTACCTGACCACACCGGGCCTTGGTGTCATTCAGTTCGACTGGCTGCCCAGCGACAATGAATACGCCAAAATCTCACCACAAGACGATAACGATACTCGCTGGCTGTTCCACTGGGGTCACAGCGGCGTGATGGATCATGTGTGGCGCTTTAACGCAGACTACACAAAAGTCAGCGACGATCGCTACTTCACCGATCTGGATTCACATTACGGTTCGACTACCGATGGCTACGTCGCCCAAAAGCTCAGTGCAGGCTATGCGAACCAAAACTGGAATACCACGGTGTCCACCAGACGGTTCCAGGTCTTTTCCAACGCAACCAGCCGTGATGTCTACCGTGCTGAGCCGCAGCTCGATATCAATTATTACCAGAATGATATCGGCCCGGTTGATATGCATCTTTATGGTCAGGCGGTAAAATTTACCAACGTCAACGACAACCGGCCGGAAGCGACTCGTCTGCACGTTGAGCCAACGCTGAATCTCCCGCTGGCAAACCGCTGGGCTAGCCTGAATACCGAAGCCAGGCTGTTGGCGACGCACTATCAACAGGACAATCTGGATCGCTATCGTGCCGATCCTACCGTCAACGACGTCAATAAAAACGCACTCCAGAGTTCCGTTAACCGCGTCATGCCGCAATATAAAGTCGATGGCAAAATGGTCTTTGAGCGTGAAATGGACTGGTCGCAGGCCTATACCCAGACGCTGGAACCTCGCGCGCAGTACCTGTATGTGCCTTATCGCGATCAGAGCAGCATCCATACCTATGACTCCACGCTGATGCAGACCGATTATTCCGGCCTGTTCCGCGATCGCAGCTATAGCGGCCTGGATCGCATCGCGTCCGCGAATCAGATTGCGACCGGTGTCACTACGCGTATTTATGATGATGCGTTGGTTGAACGTTTTAACGCTTCTATTGGTCAAATCTATTACTTCGATCGTCCACGTACCGGTGACCGCAATACGTCACTCGATAAAAGTGATAACAACGGCAGCCAGGTGTGGGCCGGTGATTCATTCCTGAAAATCGATGACAGCTGGGGCATTCGCGGGGGTCTGCAATACGACAATCGTCTGAACGAAGTCGCGCTGGGCGACGCCGTGTTAGAATACCGTCGCGATGCGGAGCGTCTGGTGCAGTTGAACTACCGTTACGCCAGCCCTGAATACATTCGCGACATGTTGCCGAACGTGACAAATCAGGGTTCTCAGCAAGGTATTTCGCAGGTCGGTGTCACCGCGAGCTGGCCGATCGTCGAGCGTTGGGCGGTGGTTGGGGCTTATTATTACGATACCAAGGCTAATCAGCCAGCAAACCAGCTGATTGGTTTACAGTACAATACCTGCTGTTGGGCTGTGAGCGTCGGTTATGAACGTAAAATTACCGACTGGAACAGCGCAAGCCGCAGCAGCGAATACGACAACAAAGTGTCGTTTAATATCGAATTACGTGGTTTAAGCAGCAATTACAGTCTGGGTTCCGACAAAATGCTGCGTTCAGGTATTTTGCCTTACCAGCGCGCATTCTGA
- the rapA gene encoding RNA polymerase-associated protein RapA, whose translation MPFTLGQRWISDTESELGLGTVVAVDTRMITLLFPASGENRLYSRSDAPITRVMFNPGDTVTSHEGWQLKVDDVREEKGLLVYCGQRLDDETSAELREVFLDSKLTFNKPQDRLFAGQIDRMDRFALRYRARKHQNEQTLQQWGGLRGMRASLIPHQLHIAHEVGQRHAPRVLLADEVGLGKTIEAGMIIHQQLLAGRASRVLIVVPETLQHQWLVEMLRRFNLLFSLFDDERYAEAKLDSSNPFETEQLVICSLGFVQRSAQRFAQLVNADWDLLVVDEAHHLVWSEESPSPEYQAIETLARATPAVLLLTATPEQLGQQSHFARLRLLDPNRFHDYQEFVAEQQQYRPVADAVTLLLAGEKAQTAELNALSDLLGEQDIEPLLKAINSDSDDNQKARQELITMLMDRHGTSRVLFRNTRQGVKGFPQRILHQIRLPLPSQYQTAIKVSGIMNANKALEARARDMLYPEQIYQQLEGDDATWWNFDPRVEWLLNYLTAHRDEKVLVICAQAATALQLEQVLRTREAIRAAVFHEGLSILERDRAAAYFASEEEGAQVLICSEIGSEGRNFQFASHLVMFDLPFNPDLLEQRIGRLDRIGQAKEIQILVPYLESTAQALLVRWYHEGLDAFEHTCPTGRTIYDAHHTQLIERLTTVGEQQGLDEFIHVCRQQHDSLKQQLEQGRDRLLEMHSNGGEQAQLLAQAIAEQDNDVNLVTFALNLFDIVGINQEDRSDNLIILTPSDHMLVPDFPGLPQDGCTITFDRDQALSREDAQFISWEHPLIRNGLDLVLSGDTGSCAVSLLKNKALPVGTLLAELVYVVEAQAPKHLQLTRFLPPTPVRLLMDRKGTNLAAQVEFESFNRQLNAVNRHTSSKLVNAVQPDVHAMLQQAEALVETQARHLIAEAQEQADLQLRRELERLEALKAVNPNIREDELTALENQREQVLSNLHEANWRLDAIRLVVVTHQ comes from the coding sequence CGAGAAGAAAAAGGGTTGCTGGTGTATTGCGGCCAACGCCTCGACGATGAAACGTCGGCGGAACTGCGTGAAGTCTTCCTCGACAGCAAGCTGACGTTCAACAAACCGCAAGATCGCCTGTTTGCCGGGCAGATCGATCGTATGGATCGCTTTGCACTACGCTACCGCGCCCGCAAGCATCAGAACGAGCAAACGTTGCAACAGTGGGGCGGATTGCGCGGCATGCGTGCCAGCCTGATCCCCCATCAGTTGCATATCGCTCATGAAGTCGGCCAACGCCACGCACCGCGCGTTTTGCTGGCGGACGAAGTCGGTCTGGGGAAAACCATTGAAGCCGGGATGATCATCCACCAGCAGTTGCTGGCAGGTCGTGCCAGTCGCGTGCTGATTGTCGTGCCGGAAACTCTGCAACATCAGTGGCTGGTCGAAATGCTGCGCCGCTTTAACCTGCTATTCTCACTGTTTGACGACGAACGCTATGCCGAAGCCAAGCTGGACAGCAGCAATCCGTTTGAAACCGAACAGTTGGTCATCTGCTCACTGGGATTTGTGCAACGCAGCGCCCAACGCTTTGCGCAGCTCGTTAACGCCGACTGGGATCTGCTGGTGGTGGATGAAGCCCACCATCTGGTCTGGAGCGAAGAAAGCCCTAGCCCGGAATATCAGGCAATTGAAACGCTGGCACGCGCCACGCCGGCCGTTCTGCTCTTAACCGCGACGCCGGAACAGCTCGGCCAACAGAGCCACTTTGCGCGCTTACGCCTGCTCGATCCCAACCGTTTCCACGACTATCAGGAATTCGTTGCCGAACAGCAGCAGTACCGCCCGGTCGCCGATGCCGTCACGCTGCTGTTAGCGGGCGAAAAAGCCCAAACGGCTGAACTGAATGCGCTGAGCGATCTGCTGGGCGAACAGGATATCGAACCGCTGCTGAAAGCCATCAACAGCGACAGTGATGACAATCAGAAAGCGCGTCAGGAACTGATCACCATGCTGATGGATCGCCACGGTACCAGCCGTGTGCTATTCCGTAACACGCGCCAGGGAGTTAAAGGCTTCCCGCAGCGTATCCTGCATCAAATCCGTCTGCCGCTGCCGTCGCAGTACCAAACGGCGATTAAGGTGTCCGGCATTATGAACGCGAATAAGGCGCTGGAAGCCCGCGCCCGCGACATGCTGTACCCGGAACAAATTTATCAGCAGCTCGAAGGGGACGATGCCACGTGGTGGAACTTCGATCCGCGCGTGGAATGGTTACTGAACTACCTGACTGCACATCGTGACGAAAAAGTGCTGGTGATCTGTGCACAGGCAGCCACCGCGCTACAGCTGGAGCAAGTGCTGCGCACGCGTGAAGCGATCCGCGCCGCCGTCTTCCATGAAGGATTGTCTATTCTGGAGCGTGACCGCGCCGCCGCCTATTTTGCTTCTGAAGAAGAAGGCGCACAGGTGCTGATCTGTTCAGAGATCGGTTCCGAAGGTCGTAACTTCCAGTTCGCCAGCCACTTAGTGATGTTCGATCTGCCGTTCAACCCCGACCTGCTGGAACAGCGTATTGGTCGTCTGGACCGTATCGGGCAGGCCAAAGAAATTCAGATTCTGGTGCCGTATCTGGAAAGCACCGCACAGGCGTTGCTGGTGCGCTGGTATCACGAAGGGTTGGATGCATTTGAACACACCTGCCCGACAGGCCGTACCATCTATGATGCGCACCACACGCAGTTGATCGAGCGACTGACGACCGTTGGTGAACAGCAGGGACTGGATGAGTTTATCCATGTTTGCCGTCAACAGCACGACAGCCTGAAACAACAGCTTGAACAAGGCCGCGATCGCCTGCTGGAAATGCATTCTAACGGTGGCGAACAGGCTCAACTGCTAGCGCAAGCCATTGCCGAGCAGGATAATGACGTCAATCTGGTGACATTCGCCCTGAACCTGTTCGATATTGTTGGCATCAATCAGGAGGATCGCAGCGATAACCTGATCATCCTGACGCCATCCGATCATATGCTGGTGCCAGACTTCCCGGGCCTGCCGCAGGACGGCTGTACGATCACCTTCGATCGCGATCAGGCGCTTTCTCGCGAAGACGCACAGTTTATCAGTTGGGAACACCCGCTGATCCGTAACGGGCTCGATCTGGTGCTGTCCGGTGATACCGGCAGTTGCGCAGTGTCGCTGCTGAAAAATAAAGCGCTGCCGGTCGGCACATTGCTGGCAGAATTGGTTTACGTGGTGGAAGCGCAGGCACCGAAACACCTGCAGCTGACCCGCTTCCTGCCGCCTACGCCGGTTCGCCTGCTGATGGACCGTAAAGGCACCAATCTGGCGGCACAGGTTGAGTTTGAAAGCTTCAACCGCCAGCTCAATGCGGTAAACCGTCATACGTCCAGCAAGCTGGTGAATGCCGTACAGCCTGATGTTCACGCCATGCTGCAACAGGCAGAAGCGCTGGTGGAAACGCAGGCGCGCCATCTCATCGCCGAAGCTCAGGAGCAGGCTGACCTGCAATTGCGCCGCGAGCTGGAACGTCTGGAAGCGCTGAAAGCCGTCAACCCCAACATTCGTGAAGATGAGCTGACTGCATTGGAAAACCAGCGCGAACAGGTGCTGAGCAACCTGCATGAAGCCAACTGGCGTCTGGATGCAATCCGTCTGGTTGTAGTGACACATCAGTAA
- the surA gene encoding peptidylprolyl isomerase SurA produces MKNWRTLILGLALSASTAFAAPQVVDKVAAVVDNSVVLESDVNSLLQSVKLNAQQAGQQLPDDATLRHQITDRLIMDNIILQMAQKMGIQVTDEQLNQAITNIAAQNRMSLDQLKSQLAYEGLNYNTYRNQIRKEMLISEVRNNEVRRRITVLPQEVDTLAKQIATQTGENDELNLSHILIPLSENPTQQQVDEAENLATSLVKQINEGADFGKLAITYSADSQALKGGQMGWGKLQEIPTLFAERLTQAQKGQVVGPIRSGVGFHILKVNDIRGGNKSVSVTETHARHILIKPSVVMTDSQAQAKLAEVAQQIKNGSTDFASQAKLLSQDPGSANQGGDLGWASPDMYDPAFRDALLKLKKGEISQPVHSSFGWHLIQLLDTRQVDKTDAAQKEQAYRMIFNRKFAEEAQTWMQEQRAAAYVKVINGATN; encoded by the coding sequence ATGAAGAACTGGAGAACGCTTATTCTCGGATTGGCACTGAGTGCCTCTACCGCGTTCGCAGCACCACAGGTGGTTGATAAAGTCGCAGCAGTAGTCGACAACAGCGTCGTGTTGGAAAGTGATGTAAACAGTCTTTTGCAGTCGGTAAAACTGAACGCCCAGCAGGCCGGGCAACAGTTGCCGGATGACGCCACGCTGCGTCATCAGATTACCGATCGCCTGATCATGGATAACATCATCCTGCAAATGGCGCAGAAGATGGGTATCCAGGTGACGGATGAGCAGTTGAATCAGGCGATTACCAATATTGCCGCTCAGAACCGGATGTCTCTGGACCAGCTAAAAAGCCAGCTGGCTTATGAAGGTCTGAACTACAACACTTACCGTAACCAGATTCGCAAAGAGATGCTGATTTCGGAAGTGCGTAACAACGAAGTCCGCCGTCGCATTACCGTGCTGCCACAGGAAGTCGATACGCTGGCTAAGCAAATCGCCACCCAGACCGGTGAAAACGATGAGCTGAATCTGAGCCACATTCTGATCCCATTATCAGAAAACCCGACTCAGCAGCAGGTTGATGAGGCGGAAAACCTGGCAACGTCGCTGGTGAAACAAATCAATGAAGGCGCGGATTTTGGCAAGTTGGCCATTACCTATTCCGCAGACTCTCAGGCGCTGAAAGGCGGCCAAATGGGCTGGGGCAAGTTGCAAGAGATCCCAACGCTGTTTGCTGAACGCTTAACACAGGCGCAGAAAGGTCAGGTCGTTGGCCCGATCCGTTCTGGTGTGGGTTTCCACATTCTGAAAGTGAACGATATTCGTGGCGGTAACAAAAGCGTATCGGTAACCGAAACGCATGCTCGCCATATTCTGATCAAACCGTCTGTCGTCATGACGGACAGCCAGGCGCAAGCCAAGCTGGCCGAAGTGGCACAGCAGATCAAAAACGGCAGCACTGATTTTGCCTCACAAGCCAAACTGCTCTCCCAGGATCCCGGTTCAGCGAATCAGGGCGGCGACCTTGGCTGGGCTTCTCCAGATATGTACGATCCGGCCTTCCGCGATGCGTTGTTGAAACTGAAGAAAGGCGAAATCAGCCAGCCTGTTCATTCCTCTTTTGGCTGGCACCTGATTCAGTTGCTAGACACCCGTCAGGTTGATAAAACCGACGCGGCGCAAAAAGAGCAAGCGTACCGTATGATCTTTAATCGTAAATTCGCTGAAGAAGCGCAAACCTGGATGCAGGAACAGCGTGCAGCGGCCTATGTCAAAGTGATTAATGGTGCCACTAACTAA